The Lewinella sp. 4G2 nucleotide sequence GCGCGGCGTATGTACGCGTGTTTACACTACCACTCCTAAGAAGCCGAACTCGGCCCTCCGGAAAGTAGCAAAGGTTCGTCTTACGAACGGTATCGAAGTCATCGCCTACATCCCCGGTGAAGGCCACAACCTCCAGGAGCACAGTATCGTACTGATCCGCGGTGGTCGTGTGAAGGACCTTCCTGGTGTACGTTACACCATCGTCCGTGGTGCACTCGATACGGCTGGTGTAGCCAACCGCCGCCAGGCCCGTTCCAAGTACGGTGCCAAGCGCCCCAAGAAATAATCCAAGGAGGCAACTCCCGGCGCGTACTGTGACGTTTGCCCCCCGGCAGCGTCTACTGCACGAGCTACTTCTCAACAATATTCTTAAGTAAGATGAGCCACCTCAGCATAGGTGGCCATTTGGCGGGGTAAGCCCGCCATCTGAAGCGATTAAGCTATGCGTAAAAGAAAACCAAAAGTTCGGGTCATTGCACCCGACCCCCGTTACGGAGACCCCGTAGTAACTCAATTCGTTAACATGCTCATGCTCTCCGGTAAGAAGAGTACTGCATTCCGTGTCTTCTACGAAGCGATGGACCTCATCAAAGAGCGCGTCGCCAACGAAGAGATCGACGAGCACGAAGTATGGAAGCGCGCGTTGAACAACGCCATGCCACAGGTCGAAGTACGCTCCAAGCGTATCGGTGGTGCTACTTTCCAGATCCCAACCGAGATCCGCGCCAAGCGCAAGATGAGCATCGGCATGAAGTGGTTGATCCGCTTCGCCCGCTCTCGCTCCGGTAAGGGTATGGCCGAAAAGCTGTCCGCCGAGCTACTCGCCGCCAGCCGCAACGAAGGCATGGCCGTGAAGCGTAAGGAAGAAACGCACAAGATGGCCGAGTCTAACCGCGCCTTCGCCCACTACGGTCGCTAAATTAGTAGGGTAGTCTAGTAGTAGGGTAGTACCCGCATAATATGCGCTACTACCCGACTACCCGACTACCGTACTACTCTACTAAATCCTAATCTACTAATCCAACCAACCATGGCTACGGATCTTAAATACACCAGAAACATCGGCATTGCCGCGCACATTGATGCCGGTAAGACAACTACGACCGAACGCATTCTTTACTACACGGGCATCAGCCACAAGATTGGTGAGGTGCACGACGGTGCCGCTACCATGGACTGGATGGAGCAGGAGCAGGAGCGTGGTATCACCATTACCTCCGCTGCTACCCACACCAACTGGAAGTGGAAAGATCAGGACTACGTATTTAACATCATCGACACCCCCGGTCACGTTGACTTTACCGTTGAGGTAAACCGTTCACTCCGGGTACTCGATGGTCTCGTATTCCTTTTCTGCGCCGTATCCGGTGTAGAGCCTCAGTCAGAAACCAACTGGCGCCTTGCGGACAACTACAAGGTTCCCCGTATTGGATTCGTCAACAAGATGGACCGCTCCGGTGCTGACTTCCTCAGCGTAGTAAAAGACGTGGAAGAAAAGCTGGGCTCTAAGTCCATCCCACTGCAGATCCCCATTGGCGCCGAAGAGCGTTTCAAGGGCGTAGTTGACCTCATCACCATGCAGGCCATCGTCTGGAACGAGCACGACCAGGGTATGACCTTCGAAGTGATCGATATGCCAGAAGAACTCGTCGACATCGTTGACGAATGGCGTGAGAAACTGCTCGAAGCTGTTGCTGAATACGACGAAAGCCTCCTCGAGAAGTACTTCGAAGATCCTGAGTCCATCACCGTTGAAGAAGTACGCAAAGCTGTTCGTGACGCCGTCACCGACGCTGCTTTTGTACCAATGATGTGTGGTTCTGCCTTTAAGAACAAAGGTGTACAGGCCGTTCTCGATGCCGTGTGTGCTTACCTGCCCAGCCCAGTGGATATCCCGCCGGTCCGTGGTACGCACCCCGACGACGAGGAGCAGGAGCTCTTCCGCAAGCCCGACGTAAATGAGCCGTTTGCAGCTCTCGCGTTCAAGATCGCTACTGACCCCTTCGTAGGTCGCCTGGCCTTCATGCGCGTTTACTCCGGTAAGCTGGAAGCTGGTTCTTACGTAAAGAACACCCGGTCTGGCAACAAGGAGCGGATCTCCCGCCTCTACCAGATGCACGCTAACAAGCAGGAGCAGATTGACAAAGTGGAAGCCGGTGACATCGCCGCTGCCGTAGGTTTCAAGGACATCCGTACCGGTGATACGCTTTGTGACGAGGCTAACCCCATCGTGCTGGAATCCATGGTCTTCCCCGATCCCGTTATCGGTGTAGCCGTAGAGCCCAAAACGCAGAAGGACCTTGATAAGCTCGGTATGGCCCTGGCCAAACTGGCGGAAGAGGACCCCACCTTCACCGTGAAGTACGACGAGGACACCAACCAGACCGTAATTTCCGGTATGGGTGAGCTTCACCTCGAAATCATCGTCGACCGCCTCAAGCGTGAGTTCAAAGTGGAAGCCAACGTTGGTGCGCCACAGGTAACTTACAAAGAAGCGCTGTTCAACACGGTTGATCACCGTGAGCGCCTCAAGAAGCAGTCCGGTGGTTCTGGTCTCTTCGCCGACATGAGCTTCACCCTCGGCCCCGCCGATCAGGAGTTCCTCGACAGCGAAGAGTTCAAATCCGGTAAGGAAAACATGCAATTCGAGTGGGCCATCGTTGGTGGTGCCATCGATAAGAACTACCAGAAGCCAATCAAGGACGGTTTCCAGTCCATGATGAAGAACGGCATCCTGGCCGGTTACAACATCGACAGCATGAAGGTGAAGGTTTACGACGGTGGTATGCACTCCGTTGACTCCAAGCCCCTCGCTTTCGAACTCTGTGCGAAGGAAGGTTTCAAAGCCGCCGCCAAGCAGTGTAACCCCAAGTTGCTGGAGCCCATCATGGAGGTCGTCATCGTCACCCCCGAAGAGTACACCGGTAACGTAATCGGTGACCTCAACCGCCGCCGTGGCCTGCCGAAAGGACAGGAGCCCATGAACGGTGGTGCCGTACGGATCACCGCCGAAGTGCCCCTCGCAAACATGTTCGGTTACGTAACCGACTTACGTACGATCACTTCTGGCCGTGCCAACTCTTCCATGACCTTCAGCCACTTCAACGAAGCTCCCAAGGGCATCGCTGACGAGGTGATCAAGGAAGCTAAAGGCGCTGACGCATAATGCAACCCTCTCTTCCAGCTCCGTCGCGTGCCATCGCGACGGGGCTGGAAGTCTTTAAACTCTACGGTTACCGGAAAGCCGCGTAACCTCTTTTCTTTGAAAAATTACAAACTGGCATGAATCAGAAAATTCGCATCAAACTGCGTTCTTACGATCATAACCTCGTGGACAAGTCCACCGAGAAGATCGTCAAGACCGTAAAGAACAGTGGGGCCATCGTTACTGGCCCGATTCCGCTGCCCACCGAAAAAGACATCTACACTGTCCTGCGGTCACCGCACGTCAATAAGAAGTCTCGGGAGCAGTTTCAATTGCGCACGCATAAGCGGCTGATTGAGATCTACACCCCCAACCAAAAAACGGTGGACGCGCTTTCCAAGCTCGAACTCCCTAGTGGTGTAGACATCCAGGTTAAGCTGACCTAAAATCTGCTATTTTTCATTTGCGCGTTGATGTCTGCGCAAAAGTCAGCCGACGCTCCCTTTGGGTCGCTTACGCCAGACTTTCGCACAGACCGCGAAAACGGAAAATATCAGGGTAAAGTCAGTGTAACCACAATCAACTTCCTTTCACGGCAATCGTGAGAGGGCATTTTTCAACTGTTCCCCAACCCGTAAACCTACGGGTAGAGGAATACTATCGCCCGCTACGGCATTTCCGCTAAGGGGTGATACTATAACTCAAGACCAATGAACGGTATTATTGGTAAAAAAGTCGGGATGACCTCCATCTTCGACCAAGCAGGCCGCAACGTCGCCTGTACCGTAATCGAAGCTGGCCCTTGCGTAGTTACGCAGGTCAAGACCAACGATTCGGATAAGTACAACTCCCTCCAGCTCGCTTACGGCGACAAGAAAGAGAAGTCCGTGAGCAAGCAGCTCGCTGGCCACTTCGCCGCCGCCAACACCAGCCCCAAGGCTGAAGTGGTTGAGTTCCGCGATATGGACATCGAAAAAGCACTCGGTGAGACCGTAACTGTGGACGAGGTATTCGCCGAAGGTGATACTTGCGCTGCTGTCGGTACCTCAAAGGGTAAAGGCTTCCAGGGTGTCGTCAAGCGCCACAACTTCAAAGGTGTGAACGACGCTACTCACGGTCAGCATAACCGCCAACGTGCTCCTGGTTCGATCGGTGCTGCTTCCTACCCCGCGCGGGTATTCAAGGGTATGCGTATGGCCGGCCGTGACGGTGGCACTCGCGTAACCATCAAGGGTCTCAAAGTCCTGCGCATCTTCGCGGACAAAAACCTGATCCTCGTAAAGGGTGCCGTTCCCGGCCCCAAAGGCGGAACCGTAATCCTCCACAAATAATCATCCCCCTAGCTAAAACTCACATAGGTGAGGCTTTAGGTAGATCATAAATATCTGCAACATGAAACTCCAAGTTCAAAGCGCTAAGGGCGGTGATGTAGGCCGTGAGGTAGAACTGCCCGCCAACATCTTTGGCGTTGAGCCCAACGAGCACGCCGTATACCTGGCCGTAAAGGCTTACCTGGCCGCACAGCGCCAGGGTACGCACAAAGCAAAAGAACGCGGTGAGATCGCCGGTTCCACCAAGAAGCTACACCGCCAGAAAGGCACCGGTGGTAGCCGTAAGGGTGACATCAAGAACCCACTCTTCCGCAGTGGTGGCCGGGTCTTCGGTCCACGTCCCCGCACTTACAATATCAAGCTGAACAAGAAGGTCAAGCAACTGGCCCGTGCTTCCGCTCTTACTACGAAAGCCCAGTCGGGCTCCGTAAAAGTGGTAGAAGACCTTAAGTTTGATGCCCCCAAAACCAAGGACTACGTGTCTTTCCTCAACGCACAGGAGCTCACCGGTAAGGTGTTGCTCGTTACCGCTGAGAAAGATAACTACGTCTACCGTTCCGCCCGCAACCTCAAGGGTAGCGAAGTGGTCGCGGTTTCCGAACTCAATACCTACGATGTCATGAAGGCCGGTACGGTCCTCATCGCTGAAGGTGCCATTGAAAAACTGAAAGAGCAGTTCAACTAAGCACGGCGATGATCTAATCCGCGGCTCAGCGAGCGGTGGACAATTATTCCGAGCTACTTAACTACAACTAACATGTCTAAGCAAATCTTAATCAAGCCGGTCGTATCCGAGAAGGCTGAGCTGCTTTCAGAAAGCCAGAATCACTACTCGTTCGTAGTAGCGAAGACAGCTAATAAGATCGAGATCCGGAACGCCATCGAAGCACGCTACGGCGTCACGGTGAACCGCGTCAACACGGCCATCATGCCGGGTAAGGCCAAGAACCGTTCTACCAAGTCCGGTATCCTGCGCGGTCGCGTTCCCGCCTTCAAGAAAGCCATCGTCACTTTGGCTGAAGGTGAGACCATCGATCTTTACAACGAAGCATAATCGATAGGGGAGGGCTGGTGCTTGCACCGGGCCTCCCCTCCATTAATAACCACCGGTAGGTGGGGAGGCAGAAAGAGGCGTCGATTCCAAATTCTGTTATACTGGTTCTTCCGGAATCAGTGCATACTCCGAGATCTACCGGGACAATTTGAGCAATAATGCCAATCAAGAAGTTTAAGCCCGTATCGCCGGGTTCCCGCTTCCACGTCGGAAACAAATTCGACGAGCTGACGGGAGACAAGCCGGAGAAGTCGCTCCTGGCACCCCTCAAAAAGAGTGGTGGCCGGAACCGTACCGGTAAAATGACCGTCCGCCAGCGTGGTGGTGGTCACAAGCGTCGTTACCGTATCATCGACTTCCGCCGTAACCACGACGGAGTCATGGCCACGGTCAAGACCATTGAGTATGATCCCAACCGTACCGCTTTCATCGCACTGCTGGAGTACACGGATGGTAAGAAAACTTACATCATCGCTCCGCAGGGCCTGAAGGTAGGTGATCAGATCTCCTCTGGCGCCGACGCCGCACCCACTACGGGTAATACACTCTTCCTAGCCGATGTGCCGCTGGGTTCTCCCATTCACGCCATCGAACTACAGCCAGGTAAGGGTGCTGCCCTCGCTCGCTCCGCCGGTACTAACGGCACGCTGATGGGTAAGGAAGGCCGCTTCGTCTCCGTGAAACTCCCCTCCGGTGAGGTTCGCCGTATCCTGAAGACCTGCCGTGCTACTATCGGTACGACATCTAATCCGGACCACGGTCTCACGGTAGCTGGTAAGGCTGGCCGTAACCGTTGGGCTGGCAAGCGCCCTCGCGTTCGTGGTGTAGCCATGAACCCTGTCGATCACCCCATGGGTGGTGGCGAAGGTCGCGCTTCTGGTGGTCACCCGCGCTCACGTACGGGTATCATGGCCAAAGGCCAGAAGACGCGCAACGTCAACAAGGCAAGCAACAAATTGATCATCACCCGTCGCAAGACCAAGAACAAGAAATAATCTATGGCACGTTCGCTTAAGAAAGGCCCTTACGTTTTTCACCGTCTTTACGAAAAGGTCGTCAAGGCCCAGGAAGGTGGTGGCCGTAAGAGCATGATCAAAACCTGGTCCCGCTCTTCCATGATCATCCCCGATATGGTAGGTCTGACCATCGCCGTTCACAATGGCAAAACCCACGTCCCCGTCTACGTCACGGAGAACATGGTTGGCCACAAACTCGGTGAATTCGCCCCAACCCGCTCATTCCGCGGCCACGGTGGCAAGAAGAAGTAATTAATCTGGCGCTAACGCTGGTGCGAAGTTGGAGGGCAAGTAATACGGTCAATCCCTACTACTTGCAACCGAGCTTTGCACCCGCGGCAGCGCCTATTGTTAAACGAGTGAAGGTAGAGTAGATCCTCGTGGGTCACCCCGCCCGGTTTACTAACCCGTTCCCTCGAAATTATCCAATAATGGAAGCAGTATCTAAGTTAAACAGCATCCCGATGTCCGTCCGCAAGATGCGGCTGGTCGTGGATCTGATTCGCGGTAAAAAAGTCAGTGATGCCATTGGTATCCTGGACTTCTCCAAGCAGGAGGCCGCCATTTGGTTGAAGAAGAATCTTCTGACCGCAGTAGCAAACTGGGAAGTAAAAGCTGGTGGCACCGAAGCCGCTGATGATTACGACCTCGTAGTTACCGAAGCATTTGCCGACGCAGGCGCGCAGATCAAGCGCTTCCGCCCGGCTCCACACGGCCGTGCGCACCGCATCCGCAAGCACAGCTGCCACATCACCCTCAAAGTCGCCAATCAGATTGCGCTTCCCGAGGTTTCCACTAACGAAGAGATCGAAGCATAATCATGGGACAAAAGACTAATCCAATTGGTAACCGCCTCGGTTACATTCGTGGCTGGGACAGCAACTGGTTTGCTGACAAGGACTACGCCGCCAACGTCATCGAAGATGAAAAACTGCGCACTTACCTCGGTTCAAGGATCGAAAAGGGTGGTATCGCACGCATCATCATCGAGCGTACACTGAAGCGGGTAACGCTGACGATCCACACCAGCCGCCCCGGTATCATTATTGGTAAGGGTGGTAGCGAGATCGATCAGATTCGCGAAGAGCTTCGCCGCCTGACGAAGAAGGACATCCAGATCAACATCATTGAGATCCGTAAGCCGGAACTTGACGCTACGATCGTTGCGGAATCCAT carries:
- the rpsL gene encoding 30S ribosomal protein S12, yielding MPTINQLVRKGRKQITETSNSRALDACPQKRGVCTRVYTTTPKKPNSALRKVAKVRLTNGIEVIAYIPGEGHNLQEHSIVLIRGGRVKDLPGVRYTIVRGALDTAGVANRRQARSKYGAKRPKK
- the rpsG gene encoding 30S ribosomal protein S7, translating into MRKRKPKVRVIAPDPRYGDPVVTQFVNMLMLSGKKSTAFRVFYEAMDLIKERVANEEIDEHEVWKRALNNAMPQVEVRSKRIGGATFQIPTEIRAKRKMSIGMKWLIRFARSRSGKGMAEKLSAELLAASRNEGMAVKRKEETHKMAESNRAFAHYGR
- the fusA gene encoding elongation factor G, producing the protein MATDLKYTRNIGIAAHIDAGKTTTTERILYYTGISHKIGEVHDGAATMDWMEQEQERGITITSAATHTNWKWKDQDYVFNIIDTPGHVDFTVEVNRSLRVLDGLVFLFCAVSGVEPQSETNWRLADNYKVPRIGFVNKMDRSGADFLSVVKDVEEKLGSKSIPLQIPIGAEERFKGVVDLITMQAIVWNEHDQGMTFEVIDMPEELVDIVDEWREKLLEAVAEYDESLLEKYFEDPESITVEEVRKAVRDAVTDAAFVPMMCGSAFKNKGVQAVLDAVCAYLPSPVDIPPVRGTHPDDEEQELFRKPDVNEPFAALAFKIATDPFVGRLAFMRVYSGKLEAGSYVKNTRSGNKERISRLYQMHANKQEQIDKVEAGDIAAAVGFKDIRTGDTLCDEANPIVLESMVFPDPVIGVAVEPKTQKDLDKLGMALAKLAEEDPTFTVKYDEDTNQTVISGMGELHLEIIVDRLKREFKVEANVGAPQVTYKEALFNTVDHRERLKKQSGGSGLFADMSFTLGPADQEFLDSEEFKSGKENMQFEWAIVGGAIDKNYQKPIKDGFQSMMKNGILAGYNIDSMKVKVYDGGMHSVDSKPLAFELCAKEGFKAAAKQCNPKLLEPIMEVVIVTPEEYTGNVIGDLNRRRGLPKGQEPMNGGAVRITAEVPLANMFGYVTDLRTITSGRANSSMTFSHFNEAPKGIADEVIKEAKGADA
- the rpsJ gene encoding 30S ribosomal protein S10 → MNQKIRIKLRSYDHNLVDKSTEKIVKTVKNSGAIVTGPIPLPTEKDIYTVLRSPHVNKKSREQFQLRTHKRLIEIYTPNQKTVDALSKLELPSGVDIQVKLT
- the rplC gene encoding 50S ribosomal protein L3 produces the protein MNGIIGKKVGMTSIFDQAGRNVACTVIEAGPCVVTQVKTNDSDKYNSLQLAYGDKKEKSVSKQLAGHFAAANTSPKAEVVEFRDMDIEKALGETVTVDEVFAEGDTCAAVGTSKGKGFQGVVKRHNFKGVNDATHGQHNRQRAPGSIGAASYPARVFKGMRMAGRDGGTRVTIKGLKVLRIFADKNLILVKGAVPGPKGGTVILHK
- the rplD gene encoding 50S ribosomal protein L4 translates to MKLQVQSAKGGDVGREVELPANIFGVEPNEHAVYLAVKAYLAAQRQGTHKAKERGEIAGSTKKLHRQKGTGGSRKGDIKNPLFRSGGRVFGPRPRTYNIKLNKKVKQLARASALTTKAQSGSVKVVEDLKFDAPKTKDYVSFLNAQELTGKVLLVTAEKDNYVYRSARNLKGSEVVAVSELNTYDVMKAGTVLIAEGAIEKLKEQFN
- the rplW gene encoding 50S ribosomal protein L23, coding for MSKQILIKPVVSEKAELLSESQNHYSFVVAKTANKIEIRNAIEARYGVTVNRVNTAIMPGKAKNRSTKSGILRGRVPAFKKAIVTLAEGETIDLYNEA
- the rplB gene encoding 50S ribosomal protein L2, with the protein product MPIKKFKPVSPGSRFHVGNKFDELTGDKPEKSLLAPLKKSGGRNRTGKMTVRQRGGGHKRRYRIIDFRRNHDGVMATVKTIEYDPNRTAFIALLEYTDGKKTYIIAPQGLKVGDQISSGADAAPTTGNTLFLADVPLGSPIHAIELQPGKGAALARSAGTNGTLMGKEGRFVSVKLPSGEVRRILKTCRATIGTTSNPDHGLTVAGKAGRNRWAGKRPRVRGVAMNPVDHPMGGGEGRASGGHPRSRTGIMAKGQKTRNVNKASNKLIITRRKTKNKK
- the rpsS gene encoding 30S ribosomal protein S19; amino-acid sequence: MARSLKKGPYVFHRLYEKVVKAQEGGGRKSMIKTWSRSSMIIPDMVGLTIAVHNGKTHVPVYVTENMVGHKLGEFAPTRSFRGHGGKKK
- the rplV gene encoding 50S ribosomal protein L22 gives rise to the protein MEAVSKLNSIPMSVRKMRLVVDLIRGKKVSDAIGILDFSKQEAAIWLKKNLLTAVANWEVKAGGTEAADDYDLVVTEAFADAGAQIKRFRPAPHGRAHRIRKHSCHITLKVANQIALPEVSTNEEIEA